The following coding sequences lie in one Clarias gariepinus isolate MV-2021 ecotype Netherlands chromosome 27, CGAR_prim_01v2, whole genome shotgun sequence genomic window:
- the LOC128515220 gene encoding immunoglobulin alpha-2 heavy chain-like, whose amino-acid sequence MIAFCAFFGLITAVKSSDINVIKVQTVRHGDNVTIKCSESSLTNHKNNLVWYKQSSGGVPQYVSRTIKNTHRMSGSFNDGRYSTTWDGKIFDLNIAGIKEEDTATYFCAQILENIVEFGSGTHVIFQAVNTNYQAPTLTVSMSGESVTLQCSVQGIASSCVDEQSVYWFNHDSEESHSGIIYTHGNSSVQCERSSKADFPTQSCIYTLLKSNLKPVEKGIYYCAVAACGTILLGNGTKLNVKESNNWSVIVLITSNVLSVIIILVLVGVILTNRKGSTNEHSSQRNEVIQIFFIGKVDFSLLE is encoded by the exons ATGATCGCATTCTGTGCTTTTTTTGGCCTCATCACAGCAG TTAAATCATCTGACATCAATGTGATTAAGGTGCAAACAGTGAGGCATGGAGATAATGTAACGATCAAATGTAGTGAAAGTTCATTAACaaaccataaaaataatttagtttgGTACAAACAGAGTTCTGGAGGGGTGCCTCAGTATGTATCgagaacaataaaaaacacccaCAGAATGAGTGGATCATTTAATGATGGACGCTACTCTACTACTTGGGATGGGAAAATATTTGATCTAAACATTGCTGGAATTAAAGAAGAGGATACAGCAACATACTTCTGTGCACAAATACTGGAAAATATTGTGGAGTTTGGATCTGGAACACATGTGATTTTTCAGG CTGTAAACACCAACTACCAGGCTCCAACTCTAACAGTTAGCATGAGTGGAGAATCTGTCACACTTCAGTGTTCAGTACAAGGGATTGCTTCAAGCTGTGTAGATGAACAGAGTGTGTACTGGTTCAACCATGATTCAGAAGAATCTCATTCAGGAATCATTTACACTCATGGAAACAGCAGCGTGCAGTGTGAAAGGAGCTCCAAGGCTGATTTTCCTACACAGAGCTGCATCTACACTCTGCTCAAGAGCAACCTTAAACCTGTAGAAAAAGGAATTTATTACTGTGCAGTGGCAGCATGTGGAACAATTCTTTTGGGAAATGGGACAAAACTTAATGTAAAAG aAAGTAACAACTGGAGTGTCATTGTCTTGATAACTTCCAATGTATTATCTGTTATTATAATCCTTGTTCTGGTTGGTGTTATACTTACAAATAGAAAAG GTTCCACCAATGAACATTCAAGTCAAAGAAATGAGGtaatccagattttttttattggaaaagtagatttttctttgcttgaataa